A section of the Engystomops pustulosus chromosome 3, aEngPut4.maternal, whole genome shotgun sequence genome encodes:
- the LOC140121449 gene encoding uncharacterized protein: MDEGHFKSLGLRYITAWLQHRIPQTSPYEIYATFTFHVTYIPQFNMARSNFSFVFWSDYTCSTGSREIRFLLFSFFGKETERHKPTNHQPERSQRVYRLPEIQDGVGKISHTHYSPRCINVHYRLKGCILSHPYTPFLTKVFKVFCLVSRGCYTTLSILCTPLWNIICTKDLYKGDGRGGGVSQTTGCTDRPVPRRPAHCWPRQGELTLLQRSHPRNLKKTGMDSKLPEVRTFPSYCEEIPGCKPELSLPNVVPSTGQGRPHQGSDNKVQEKISDLYQRSYEDSGLSNSLHLLGSLVSGPFQNTPGMDLKILEQKTGGSGQENPNPTCRQGGPAMVVGRRKSEERDLLVKQPLHPNPDRREPEGLGGSDASANFPGYLDRGDHKKVLKFPRVASSMGSTQREHSSSCPPTPPNSIRQYNYGLLHKKTRRNQVSSPEYPSSENIFVGRTTHSVNICHSSKRHGEFKGGLSKQKKDPTKRVEPQGGDLPAANIFVGLSSSGLVRNKGEYQMPALFFSGKRGEQGTAGRLLSLLGHSTSLRLPPNSPDRQGPEENISGKYQSHLHLPELAEEKLVPTLEEDVTRESSHSSAIRGPTTSGSNPSSKPREITAVCLDPESSFLSSQGLSSEVIRTLKASRKPVTFAIYHKIWKRFCSFCKDSPPSQANLNILQVLEFLQKGLELGLSTSTLKVQVSALSAFFDQPLIEHRWFPTFIGIRRLSYPPSVRTLLRQENANGVLWMGKIRGGRRRRRLLQDG; this comes from the exons atggacgaaggtcacttcaaatccctgggtcttagatatattactgcatggttacaacatcgaattcctcagacttccccctacgaaatatatgccaccttcaccttccatgtcacttacatcccacagtttaatatggcaagaagtaacttctcttttgtcttctggagtgattatacctgttccacaggatcaagagaaatccggtttttactcttctctttttttggtaaagaaaccgAACGGCACAAACCGACTAATCATCAACCTGAGAGGTCTCAACGAGTTTATCGTCTACCGgaaattcaggatggagtcggtaagatcagccacacacattattcaccaagatgcattaatgtgcactatagacttaaaggatgcatattatcacatccctatacaccatttctcacaaaggtttttaaggttttctgtcttgtctccagagggtgctacactacactttcaattctgtgcactcccctttggaatatcatctgcaccaaggacctttacaaaggtgatggcagaggtggtggcgtctctcagactacaggatgtactgatcgtcccgtacctagacgacctgctcattgttggccaagacagggggagcttactcttctccagagatctcaccctagaaaccttaaaaagactgggatggatagtaaactaccagaagtcagaactttccccagctactgtgaggaaattcctgggtgtaaacctgaactcagtttaccaaatgtcgttccttccacaggacaagggagACCACATCAAGGATCTGATAACAAGGTTCAGGAGAAAATCAGTGATCTCTATCAGAGAAGCTATGAAGATTCTGGGCTCtctaacagcctgcatctcctcggtagcctggtgtcaggcccattccagaatactccagggatggatcttaagatcctggaacagaaaacaggaggatctggacaggaaaatcccaatcccacctgccgtcaaggaggacctgctatggtggttgggagacggaaatctgaggaaagggatcttctggtcaaacagcccttacatcccaatccagacagacgcgagccagaggggctggggggcagtgatgcctcagcaaatttcccagggtacctggacagaggagatcacaagaaggtcctcaaatttccgagagttgcaagcagtatgggaagcactcagcgcgaacactcctcttcttgcccaccaacacctcctaattctatcagacaatacaactacggtctcctacataaaaagacaaggaggaaccaggtctcctctcctgagtaccctagctcggaaaatatttttgtgggcagaacaaCACACTCTGTCAATATCTGCCACTCATCTAAAAGGCACGGAGAATTCAAGggcggactttctaagcagaagaaagatcctaccaaacgagtggagcctcaaggaggagatcttccagcggctaacatctttgtggggttatcctctagtggacttgttcgcaacaagggagaataccaaatgcctgcattatttttctctggaaaaaggggagaacagggaacggctggacgccttctctcactcctgggacattccactagtctacgccttccccccaattcccctgatcgccagggtcctgaggaaaatatttcaggaaaataccagagccatcttcatctgcccgaactggccgaagaaaagctggtacCCACTCTTGAAGAAGATGTCACCAGAGAATCCAGTCATTCTTCCGCTATCAGAGGACCTACTACATCAGGGTCCAATCCATCATCCAAACCCAGGGAAATTACAGCTGTctgcctggatcctgaatccagcttcttaagctctcagggactctcatctgaagtcatcaggaccctgaaggcaagtagaaaaccagtcacctttgccatctatcataagatatggaagaggttctgttccttctgtaaggacagtccaccttcccaagctaaccttaatattttgcaggtgcttgaatttcttcaaaagggtttggagttgggtttgtctaccagcaccctgaaggtccaggtgtcggcgcttagtgccttcttcgaccagcctctcatcgagcacag gtggtttccgactttcataggaatcaggagattatcctaccctccttctgtgagaacccttcttcggcaagagaacgcgaatggagttctttggat gggaaaaataaggggaggaaggcgtcgaaggcgactattgcaagatggctga